Proteins from a genomic interval of bacterium:
- a CDS encoding DUF4177 domain-containing protein: protein MALEYKVVETSDVTSEALEEILNEWTLQGWTLDTMQFAMRDSSKRPAMAFVTFTRTAS from the coding sequence ATGGCGCTCGAGTACAAAGTTGTCGAAACGAGCGATGTGACCTCCGAAGCCCTGGAGGAAATCCTGAACGAATGGACTCTCCAGGGCTGGACGCTCGACACGATGCAATTCGCAATGCGCGACTCTTCCAAGAGACCCGCCATGGCCTTCGTGACCTTCACGCGCACCGCGTCGTAG
- a CDS encoding LLM class flavin-dependent oxidoreductase, translating to MSSLSLGLAVGAGTTPAGWARTLRLVERADRLGLHSVWLPEHHFHPNATPSPLITLAAFAARTKRVRLATTSLLLPVQHPLHVAAQVALLDQLSGGRVLLGLGRGFRPPLFRAFGVAAKTKRDRFDEALDTMLAAWTGTAFEQGGQYYGAGAVHLGLRPAQQPHPPLVVAAFGPKGLAQAARRGLPYLASPLEGLPVLAENYAFWREHCDADPDPRAPRVPVMRTAFVAEDDGTAARVRAALEGEQRIVPSRRPNKALARAAEGPLGDRVLVGTRSHVEDQIRGYRQQLGLDLLVVRTEVPGASENEREASLETLAELLA from the coding sequence GTGAGTTCTCTCTCCTTGGGTCTGGCCGTCGGGGCCGGAACGACTCCCGCTGGCTGGGCCCGCACCCTGCGTCTGGTCGAACGCGCCGACCGGCTCGGTCTCCACTCGGTCTGGCTTCCGGAACACCACTTTCACCCGAACGCCACGCCGTCCCCGCTCATCACATTGGCGGCTTTCGCGGCGCGCACGAAACGGGTGCGGCTGGCGACGACGTCTCTTCTCTTGCCGGTGCAGCATCCGCTGCACGTAGCAGCCCAGGTCGCGCTGCTCGACCAGCTCTCGGGCGGGCGGGTCTTGTTAGGCCTGGGGCGTGGCTTTCGACCGCCGCTGTTTCGGGCCTTCGGGGTGGCTGCGAAGACCAAACGCGACCGATTCGACGAGGCCCTCGACACGATGCTTGCCGCATGGACGGGAACCGCCTTCGAACAGGGCGGTCAATACTACGGAGCCGGCGCGGTGCACCTGGGCTTGCGGCCCGCCCAACAACCCCACCCTCCCCTGGTCGTCGCCGCATTCGGCCCCAAGGGCCTTGCGCAGGCCGCCCGCCGAGGCCTTCCCTACCTCGCCTCGCCTCTCGAAGGCCTGCCCGTGCTGGCCGAGAACTACGCTTTCTGGCGCGAGCATTGTGACGCCGATCCCGATCCGCGCGCGCCGAGAGTGCCCGTGATGCGGACAGCTTTCGTGGCCGAAGACGACGGCACTGCGGCCCGCGTTCGAGCGGCACTCGAAGGCGAGCAGCGAATCGTCCCTTCGCGGCGACCGAACAAAGCCCTCGCCCGAGCTGCCGAAGGCCCCCTCGGAGATCGCGTCCTGGTCGGCACCCGAAGCCACGTCGAAGATCAAATCCGCGGGTATCGGCAGCAGCTCGGCCTGGACCTGCTCGTGGTCCGGACGGAAGTTCCCGGGGCGAGCGAAAACGAGCGGGAGGCGTCGCTCGAAACCCTGGCCGAGCTGCTCGCATAG
- the cysK gene encoding cysteine synthase A produces MNIANNITELIGRTPLVRLNTVSAGVDAQIVCKLEGQNPAASVKDRIGLAMIEAAERDGAITPGKTVIVEPTSGNTGIALAFVAAVKGYSCVLVMPETMSLERRVVLRAFGAKLVLTEGAKGMRGAVEKANQLVAEIPDGFMPQQFMNPANPEVHRNTTALEIWEDTDGQVDALISGVGTGGTITGIAQALKEKKASFEAIAIEPEASPVLSGGSPGPHPIQGIGAGFIPDVLDQSLIDSVIKVSADAAFDMARRLASEEGILCGISSGAAVSAALEYGRKPDNQGKLVVVIIPSFGERYLNTKLFEPYRYEGSDDVGV; encoded by the coding sequence ATGAACATCGCCAACAACATCACCGAACTCATCGGACGTACGCCGCTCGTGCGTCTGAATACGGTATCGGCGGGCGTCGATGCCCAGATCGTCTGCAAGCTCGAAGGCCAGAACCCCGCAGCGAGCGTGAAGGACCGAATCGGGCTCGCGATGATCGAGGCCGCCGAACGCGACGGCGCGATCACGCCGGGCAAGACCGTGATCGTCGAGCCCACCAGCGGCAACACCGGGATCGCATTGGCGTTCGTGGCCGCGGTGAAGGGCTACTCCTGTGTTCTCGTGATGCCGGAGACGATGAGCCTGGAGCGGCGCGTCGTTCTTCGCGCATTCGGCGCAAAGCTCGTCCTGACCGAGGGCGCCAAGGGGATGCGCGGCGCCGTGGAGAAGGCGAACCAGCTCGTCGCCGAGATTCCCGACGGATTCATGCCCCAGCAGTTCATGAATCCGGCCAACCCGGAGGTCCACCGCAACACGACGGCGCTGGAGATCTGGGAGGATACGGACGGGCAAGTCGATGCCTTGATTTCCGGCGTGGGCACGGGCGGCACGATCACGGGGATCGCCCAGGCGCTGAAGGAGAAGAAAGCCTCCTTCGAGGCGATTGCCATCGAGCCCGAGGCGAGCCCCGTGCTTTCCGGTGGCTCGCCGGGCCCCCATCCGATCCAAGGCATTGGCGCCGGTTTCATCCCCGACGTTCTCGATCAATCCCTGATCGATTCCGTGATCAAGGTCAGCGCCGACGCTGCCTTCGACATGGCTCGTCGCCTGGCCTCCGAGGAAGGCATCCTCTGCGGAATCTCGTCCGGTGCGGCCGTAAGCGCGGCCCTCGAGTATGGCCGGAAGCCCGACAACCAGGGCAAGCTGGTCGTGGTCATCATTCCGAGCTTCGGCGAGCGGTATCTCAACACCAAGTTGTTCGAGCCCTATCGATACGAGGGCAGTGACGACGTCGGTGTCTGA
- the lpxD gene encoding UDP-3-O-(3-hydroxymyristoyl)glucosamine N-acyltransferase, whose translation MGIEIGELAARLGGREVEGDAAFVVEDVAGLEDGGPRDLGFLRSASHAAALAESSLGAVIAPPEVEVGGRPAIRSPLPNLDFARATGWLRPPARPPAGIHPSAIVAADAKVDPSSAIGALAVVEAGATIGAETVLGARVVVGAGTTIGRGCWLHAGAVVREGCTLGDRVILQPGVAVGGDGFGYEFNERGEHEKVPQVGNVVIEDDVEIGANSTVDRARLGTTRIGRGTKIDNLVMVGHNVEIGEHGILVAQTGVAGTATLGDRVICMAQSGVGGHITIGDGAFVGARGGVIEDLPPGSRVWGFPSIPERAWHRSMAVFAKLPEIVRRLRAVEKKTRDVGEDS comes from the coding sequence ATGGGGATCGAGATCGGCGAGCTGGCAGCAAGGCTCGGCGGACGTGAAGTCGAAGGCGACGCTGCCTTCGTGGTCGAAGACGTGGCTGGCCTCGAGGACGGAGGCCCGCGTGACCTGGGCTTCCTGCGTTCGGCGTCCCACGCCGCCGCATTGGCGGAATCCTCCCTTGGCGCCGTGATCGCGCCACCGGAAGTGGAGGTCGGAGGGCGGCCTGCGATCCGTTCCCCGCTTCCGAATCTGGATTTCGCCCGGGCGACGGGTTGGCTGCGGCCTCCCGCGCGTCCGCCGGCAGGAATCCACCCGAGTGCGATCGTCGCGGCGGACGCGAAGGTCGATCCGTCCTCGGCGATCGGCGCGCTGGCCGTCGTCGAGGCTGGAGCGACGATCGGGGCCGAGACCGTGCTGGGTGCGCGCGTCGTCGTGGGAGCCGGCACCACGATCGGCCGCGGCTGTTGGCTACACGCCGGGGCCGTCGTTCGCGAAGGTTGCACGCTCGGCGATCGGGTGATCCTCCAGCCCGGCGTAGCCGTCGGCGGAGACGGCTTCGGTTACGAATTCAACGAGCGCGGCGAGCATGAGAAGGTGCCGCAGGTCGGCAACGTGGTGATCGAGGACGACGTCGAGATCGGTGCCAACAGCACGGTGGATCGCGCTCGTCTCGGGACGACCCGTATCGGCCGAGGGACCAAGATCGACAATCTGGTCATGGTCGGGCACAACGTCGAAATCGGCGAACACGGCATCCTGGTTGCGCAAACCGGGGTGGCGGGAACGGCGACGTTGGGTGATCGCGTGATCTGTATGGCCCAATCGGGGGTCGGCGGGCACATCACGATCGGCGACGGGGCATTCGTCGGCGCTCGGGGTGGGGTGATCGAGGATCTTCCGCCGGGTAGCCGCGTCTGGGGTTTTCCTTCGATTCCCGAACGTGCCTGGCACCGTTCCATGGCGGTCTTCGCAAAGCTGCCGGAGATCGTGCGCAGGCTGCGGGCGGTGGAAAAGAAGACCCGGGATGTTGGGGAGGATTCGTGA
- the hemB gene encoding porphobilinogen synthase encodes MSFPRTRPRRLRRSETLRSMVRETRLSRDDLILPLFVVEGSGVREPVASMPGVFRHSVDQLVLECKETRDLGIPSVILFGIPTVKDARGSGADATDGITQRAVEAVKNEVPDLCVITDVCLCEYTDHGHCGIVQDEEVLNDPSVARLAETALSHARAGADIVAPSDMMDGRVAAIRTILDDNGFEQVAILSYAAKFASAFYGPFRDAAESTPAFGDRRAYQMDPPNGREALREMRLDLEEGADALMVKPALPYLDILAAAACEFDVPLAAYHVSGEYSMIHAAAERGWIDGPRAMLEATIAIKRAGADWILSYAAKDLARRISA; translated from the coding sequence ATGAGTTTTCCGAGAACCCGACCGCGACGCCTTCGCCGGAGCGAAACCCTCCGTTCGATGGTCCGTGAGACCCGCCTCTCGCGAGACGACCTGATCTTGCCGCTCTTCGTCGTCGAGGGGAGCGGCGTGCGGGAGCCGGTCGCATCGATGCCTGGCGTGTTTCGTCACTCTGTCGACCAGCTGGTGCTCGAGTGCAAGGAGACGAGGGATCTGGGCATCCCTTCGGTGATCCTCTTCGGGATCCCGACGGTCAAGGACGCTCGGGGCTCCGGGGCCGACGCGACGGATGGGATCACCCAGCGTGCCGTCGAGGCCGTCAAGAATGAGGTTCCCGATCTCTGCGTGATCACCGACGTCTGCCTGTGTGAGTACACGGACCACGGCCATTGTGGGATCGTTCAGGACGAAGAGGTGCTGAACGATCCTTCGGTGGCCCGCCTCGCCGAGACGGCATTGTCTCATGCACGCGCCGGCGCCGACATCGTCGCTCCGAGCGACATGATGGATGGGCGCGTCGCTGCCATCCGCACGATCCTGGATGACAACGGCTTCGAGCAGGTCGCGATCTTGAGCTACGCCGCCAAGTTTGCGAGCGCGTTCTACGGGCCATTCCGAGACGCAGCGGAGAGCACGCCCGCATTCGGAGATCGCCGCGCCTATCAAATGGACCCTCCCAACGGACGTGAGGCCCTTCGTGAGATGCGGCTCGATCTCGAAGAGGGGGCCGACGCCCTGATGGTCAAGCCGGCACTTCCGTATCTCGACATCCTCGCGGCCGCTGCGTGTGAATTCGACGTGCCGCTGGCCGCCTATCATGTGTCCGGGGAGTACTCAATGATCCACGCCGCCGCAGAGCGTGGCTGGATCGACGGTCCTCGGGCGATGCTCGAGGCCACGATCGCGATCAAGCGTGCCGGCGCGGATTGGATCCTCAGCTATGCGGCCAAGGACCTGGCTCGAAGGATCTCGGCCTGA
- a CDS encoding CBS domain-containing protein, protein MEDRVRDIMGRQLVTISAGDRLSTVEDIMTLGHVRHMPVVQAGQLVGVVSERDLLRASLSVLSEHRDDERRAFMHMVEIERVMSTPPIVVQPDATIEEAALIMAESRIGCLPVLDGDQLLGMITETDILRWVAGVAGEDS, encoded by the coding sequence GTGGAAGATCGCGTTCGCGACATCATGGGCCGCCAACTGGTCACCATTTCGGCGGGCGACCGCCTCTCGACCGTCGAGGATATCATGACCCTTGGTCACGTGCGCCACATGCCCGTCGTCCAGGCGGGCCAGCTCGTGGGGGTGGTCTCCGAGCGCGATCTGCTGCGGGCTTCCCTCTCGGTGCTCTCGGAACATCGAGACGATGAGCGCCGGGCCTTCATGCATATGGTGGAGATCGAGAGGGTCATGTCCACGCCGCCCATCGTGGTACAGCCGGATGCCACGATCGAGGAAGCGGCGCTGATCATGGCCGAGAGCAGGATCGGCTGCCTGCCCGTGCTGGATGGAGACCAGCTGCTGGGCATGATCACCGAGACGGACATCCTTCGCTGGGTGGCAGGGGTCGCCGGTGAGGATTCATGA
- a CDS encoding ABC1 kinase family protein has product MSSRSRSLTLGERIDRARRISLTFGRVYLRVRSHRFLARRLQPGDMDERWDALHRTNAQEIYDLAVDLQGLILKGCQFASARADVLPKPYQEILGQLQDRVPAYPFDIARDLVEDELGRPLEEVFREFAEEPLAAASLAQVHAAVLQDGTPVAVKIQYPEIGALVRSDLANLRALFRAVGWLEPDFDLMPLVDELGANVPLELDFLNEGRNAEKVAEFLVGRDDVAIPVIHWEWSTRRVLVMERMVGRKITDTEALRSAGVDLQAVMRTLIEVFAEMILVRGFFHGDPHPGNLLVEVESGRLVILDFGLAKELPASFRETVLGFATALLQGDSAAMGHALIELGFETRDGREESLHDIAELMLGVAKEVRQDGRVDPETMARLREEIPERIRQNPIVRVPHHLVLVGRVLALLTGLNAALGAKVDFLKILMPIALGVAGKAPQK; this is encoded by the coding sequence TTGAGCAGCCGTAGCCGATCCCTCACTCTAGGCGAGCGTATCGATCGGGCTCGGCGCATCAGCCTCACCTTCGGGCGGGTCTACCTTCGCGTCCGCAGCCATCGCTTCCTGGCGCGGCGGCTTCAACCCGGCGATATGGACGAGCGCTGGGACGCCCTGCACCGGACGAATGCCCAGGAAATCTACGACCTGGCGGTCGACCTCCAGGGATTGATCCTGAAGGGCTGCCAGTTCGCGAGCGCACGCGCAGACGTGTTGCCGAAGCCCTACCAGGAGATCCTCGGCCAGCTGCAGGACCGGGTGCCCGCCTATCCCTTCGACATCGCACGTGATCTCGTCGAGGACGAACTCGGCCGACCGCTCGAGGAGGTGTTTCGCGAGTTCGCGGAAGAACCCCTGGCGGCTGCATCGCTAGCCCAGGTGCATGCGGCCGTGCTGCAGGACGGAACGCCCGTCGCAGTGAAGATCCAATACCCGGAGATCGGTGCCCTGGTCCGCAGCGATCTGGCCAACCTTCGCGCGCTCTTCCGCGCCGTCGGCTGGCTGGAGCCCGACTTCGATTTGATGCCACTGGTCGACGAACTCGGCGCGAACGTTCCCCTCGAACTCGACTTCCTGAACGAGGGCCGCAACGCCGAGAAGGTTGCTGAATTCCTGGTTGGACGCGATGACGTGGCCATCCCGGTCATCCACTGGGAGTGGTCCACCCGGCGCGTGCTGGTCATGGAGCGAATGGTCGGGCGGAAGATCACCGACACCGAGGCGCTCCGCAGCGCGGGCGTGGACCTGCAAGCCGTGATGCGCACGTTGATCGAGGTATTCGCCGAGATGATCCTCGTGCGCGGCTTCTTCCATGGCGATCCACACCCGGGCAACCTGCTGGTCGAGGTCGAGAGCGGCCGGCTCGTGATCCTCGACTTCGGCCTGGCGAAAGAGCTTCCTGCGAGCTTCCGCGAGACGGTGCTCGGTTTCGCAACGGCGCTCCTCCAGGGGGACTCCGCGGCCATGGGTCATGCTCTCATCGAGCTCGGCTTCGAGACCCGGGACGGCCGGGAGGAGAGCCTGCACGACATCGCCGAGCTGATGCTGGGTGTCGCCAAGGAGGTCCGCCAGGATGGACGCGTGGACCCGGAGACGATGGCTCGGCTGCGCGAGGAAATTCCCGAGCGGATTCGCCAGAACCCGATCGTCCGCGTCCCCCACCACCTGGTGCTCGTGGGGCGGGTGCTCGCCCTGCTCACGGGCCTGAATGCCGCCCTCGGTGCCAAGGTCGATTTCCTGAAGATCTTGATGCCCATCGCCCTTGGCGTGGCCGGGAAGGCCCCGCAGAAGTGA
- a CDS encoding tRNA pseudouridine(13) synthase TruD — MPDTSPVLRPRAPALVAAFVLKVAEAPEDFVVDEVPLYPPSGEGEHTFVRVEKRLCNTEQVARALARAADVRPRDVGYAGRKDRVAITRQWFSVPGLDSAEALALEGEGWTVLEAVPHQHKLRTGQLRENRFELVVRQLSAEEVARARARLPEIARGGFANRFGPQRFGREGDNAERGLEILRSGRMGRDKRQSRFLVSAFQAQLFNDYLQRRTLPLDRVALGEVAWKHDSGATFLVEDEALENVRAEAFEISPSGPIVGTRMPRPEGPAGEDEAKWLSGWGLPDPLVPPRGLRLRGGRRPLRVRASDLSWEPVAGDALRLVFRLPPGSYATVLMASVFGSTDDSLQQPG; from the coding sequence GTGCCCGATACATCGCCGGTCCTTCGGCCCCGTGCGCCAGCTCTCGTCGCCGCCTTCGTTTTGAAGGTTGCGGAGGCTCCGGAGGACTTCGTCGTGGACGAGGTCCCGCTGTATCCGCCGAGTGGCGAGGGCGAGCATACCTTCGTGCGGGTCGAGAAGCGCTTGTGCAACACCGAGCAAGTCGCCAGGGCGCTGGCGCGAGCAGCGGACGTGCGGCCGCGAGATGTCGGATACGCCGGTCGCAAGGATCGGGTGGCCATCACACGGCAATGGTTCTCGGTTCCCGGCCTGGATTCGGCGGAGGCGTTGGCACTCGAGGGCGAGGGCTGGACGGTGCTCGAGGCGGTGCCCCATCAGCACAAGCTTCGCACGGGGCAGCTCCGCGAGAATCGCTTCGAACTCGTGGTGCGCCAGCTTTCGGCGGAGGAGGTGGCGCGCGCCAGGGCCCGCCTGCCGGAGATCGCACGGGGCGGCTTTGCGAATCGCTTCGGCCCGCAACGCTTCGGTCGCGAGGGGGACAATGCCGAGCGCGGCCTCGAAATCCTGCGGTCGGGTCGCATGGGGCGGGACAAGCGTCAATCGCGTTTTCTGGTTTCCGCATTCCAGGCCCAGTTGTTCAATGACTACCTCCAGCGCCGGACGTTGCCCCTCGACCGTGTAGCTCTGGGGGAGGTCGCCTGGAAGCACGATTCCGGGGCGACCTTCCTGGTGGAGGACGAGGCACTCGAAAACGTTCGGGCGGAGGCGTTCGAGATCAGCCCGAGCGGGCCGATCGTCGGTACTCGCATGCCCAGGCCAGAAGGGCCGGCGGGAGAGGATGAGGCCAAATGGCTCTCCGGCTGGGGGCTCCCGGACCCGTTGGTTCCACCGCGTGGGCTTCGGCTGCGCGGCGGGCGACGTCCGCTGCGCGTGCGTGCATCGGATCTCAGCTGGGAGCCCGTCGCCGGCGACGCCCTTCGGCTGGTGTTTCGCCTGCCGCCTGGCAGCTATGCCACCGTCCTCATGGCCAGCGTTTTCGGGTCGACGGATGACTCGCTCCAGCAGCCGGGGTAG
- a CDS encoding ribonuclease HII — protein MSRGARSLTALRKRAQATATESGLQELAAELANDARTGARALGESCLRRAEKIGRERERLEGLYQLRTTLHARGVRVVAGVDEVGVGPLAGPVVAAAVVLGDAPDLLGLNDSKKLTREKRETLDAAIRSQAVAIGICQVWTEEIDEINIFQATLRAMQGAVADLPVQPDHVLVDARRIPGIDVPQTPIIGGDGKDASIAAASIVAKVHRDEIMRRFDAVYPGYGFARHKGYGTEEHMAALRHEGPCPIHRRSFGPVRQLSSPPSF, from the coding sequence GTGAGTCGCGGCGCGCGTTCACTCACGGCCCTTCGCAAGCGGGCGCAAGCCACGGCCACTGAATCCGGCCTGCAGGAGTTGGCTGCCGAACTCGCGAACGACGCACGGACGGGGGCGCGAGCCCTTGGCGAGAGCTGCCTGCGGCGCGCTGAGAAAATCGGGCGAGAGCGGGAGCGCCTCGAGGGTCTCTATCAGTTGCGCACAACCCTCCACGCGCGAGGCGTTCGCGTGGTTGCAGGGGTTGACGAGGTCGGTGTCGGGCCCCTGGCGGGGCCGGTCGTGGCGGCGGCCGTGGTGCTCGGGGACGCACCCGACCTGCTCGGACTCAACGATTCGAAGAAGCTCACCCGCGAGAAACGCGAAACCCTCGATGCCGCCATTCGCAGCCAGGCCGTGGCGATCGGCATCTGCCAGGTGTGGACCGAGGAGATCGACGAGATCAACATCTTCCAGGCGACCTTGCGCGCGATGCAGGGTGCCGTGGCCGACCTCCCGGTTCAACCGGATCACGTCCTGGTGGACGCCCGTAGGATTCCCGGCATCGATGTCCCGCAGACGCCGATCATCGGGGGGGATGGCAAGGATGCTTCGATTGCGGCCGCCTCGATCGTCGCCAAGGTGCATCGGGATGAGATCATGCGCCGCTTCGACGCCGTGTACCCGGGCTACGGCTTCGCCCGCCACAAGGGCTACGGCACCGAAGAGCATATGGCCGCACTCCGCCACGAGGGGCCGTGCCCGATACATCGCCGGTCCTTCGGCCCCGTGCGCCAGCTCTCGTCGCCGCCTTCGTTTTGA
- a CDS encoding universal stress protein: protein MIETILIATDGSDAAHHAERYGVALGSRLRARLAGLAVIEDKVAQGLRADALGIAPPNLTGIEGFLKARAEAACRRLSEAARNSQSECAAEAVRGIADDRIVERGQAVDMVVIGRDGEHAGCRTGLIGSTADGTLRKTGKAVVVVPAGSEFGGPIVLAFDGSPGSRVAAKLAVELAARLEQTVHVFVDSKDKGRAAARFDEVRRLLGTLTVPVREASSTLGRPDVKIVDTARAARAGLIVMGAFGRNRINEYFLGSNASAVVRTSPVPVLLAR from the coding sequence ATGATCGAGACCATCCTGATTGCCACCGACGGCTCTGATGCCGCACACCACGCCGAGCGTTATGGCGTGGCATTGGGTTCGCGCCTGCGGGCCCGGCTTGCCGGTCTGGCAGTCATCGAGGACAAGGTGGCCCAAGGCCTGCGGGCCGATGCATTGGGTATTGCACCACCGAACCTGACTGGCATCGAAGGCTTCCTGAAGGCCCGAGCCGAAGCCGCGTGCCGGCGTCTTTCCGAGGCGGCGCGCAACAGCCAGAGCGAATGTGCGGCCGAGGCTGTGCGAGGCATCGCCGACGACCGGATCGTGGAGCGCGGGCAGGCCGTCGACATGGTCGTGATCGGACGAGACGGTGAGCACGCCGGCTGTCGCACCGGCCTGATCGGTTCAACGGCCGACGGCACGTTACGAAAGACAGGCAAGGCCGTGGTCGTGGTGCCCGCCGGTTCCGAGTTCGGCGGCCCCATCGTGCTGGCCTTCGATGGTTCTCCCGGCTCCCGGGTCGCTGCCAAGTTGGCGGTCGAACTGGCCGCGCGCCTCGAGCAGACGGTTCATGTGTTCGTGGATTCGAAGGACAAGGGCCGCGCGGCTGCGCGCTTCGACGAAGTCCGTCGGCTGCTCGGAACCCTCACGGTGCCCGTACGCGAGGCGTCCTCGACCCTTGGGCGCCCCGATGTGAAGATCGTGGATACGGCCAGGGCGGCTCGCGCCGGCTTGATCGTGATGGGCGCCTTCGGCCGCAATCGCATCAACGAGTACTTCCTGGGCAGCAATGCCAGCGCCGTCGTTCGCACCTCGCCTGTGCCGGTGCTGCTGGCCCGCTAG
- a CDS encoding TetR/AcrR family transcriptional regulator, translating into MTTSVSDPASGGDRRTLQRGRILEAARGVFFRDGFMNANLDEVAQIAGVAKGTLYRYFENKGDLYVALLADGGAIFQERLGEAARTPGSAADQIRELGRFYVDHWTRNRENFWIFWALDNQEVIGDLPDALVQEITRLWHSCLKILAAAIDRGVESGEFAPCDSWEVANILWTMANGVIQTELAAPRRRLRDRPLDQVFRDMVEIFLRGMRSAP; encoded by the coding sequence GTGACGACGTCGGTGTCTGATCCGGCGTCCGGGGGAGACCGACGCACCCTGCAGCGGGGACGAATCCTCGAGGCTGCACGGGGTGTCTTCTTCCGAGACGGCTTCATGAACGCGAACCTCGACGAGGTCGCGCAGATCGCCGGTGTCGCGAAGGGGACGCTCTACCGCTACTTCGAGAACAAGGGCGATCTCTACGTCGCTCTGCTCGCGGACGGTGGTGCGATCTTCCAGGAGCGGCTCGGAGAGGCTGCTCGGACGCCTGGCTCGGCGGCGGACCAGATTCGCGAACTCGGTCGGTTCTACGTCGATCATTGGACGCGCAACCGGGAGAACTTCTGGATCTTCTGGGCCCTCGACAACCAGGAAGTGATCGGCGACCTCCCGGATGCCCTGGTGCAGGAGATCACCCGTCTCTGGCATAGTTGTCTGAAGATTCTCGCCGCCGCGATCGATCGCGGTGTCGAGAGCGGCGAGTTCGCGCCCTGTGATAGCTGGGAGGTGGCCAACATCCTGTGGACGATGGCCAACGGTGTCATCCAGACCGAGTTGGCCGCGCCACGCCGCCGCTTGCGTGATCGCCCCCTCGACCAGGTCTTCCGCGACATGGTCGAGATCTTCCTGCGCGGAATGCGCAGTGCTCCGTAG